Genomic segment of Octadecabacter arcticus 238:
GCCACTGATGGCCTCTTCACTCGCCTCGCGACTGGAATGCACGTTTTCGCTTCGACTTGGGGTCGCTGTAGCAGTCACGCGCGTTTTGACCCGCCCGCCATTCATCCAAAAGCTGTTAAACAACCCATCAAATTGTGCGGCTTCATCGGCGCAGCCAGTAAACACTGATTTCAGGGCGCGGCGCGCATCATGTGGGTTGGTGGCGTTGATATGGGTCAAGGCATCCAGCGCAATGCCCGTTTCGCCCACACCAAGTCGTAAGCCATTGTCGCGCAGATGTGCCACGAACCCTGCCATACGGGCGGCGGGGCCGGGATCGCGAGCGGCAAATTTGGTCACACGTGTCATGCGGCTTTGCCTGCTAAACGTTGCGCGATTTCTGTGGGAATCGCGTCGCGGTCTGTTTGTGTTTTCAGCAGGGTTGTCAGCGTTGCCTGCAAAACCGTCGGATCTTCTGTCAGATCGGCCACGCCAAGACCCATCAAGGCGGCTGCGAAGTCCAACATCTCGGCAATACCGGGCTTCTTCTCCAGCTCTTGTTTGCGTAAGGCCTGCACAAAACCGACGATCTGCGCACAAAGCCGGTCTGTGATGTCGGGATAGCGCGTCACCAAAATAGAAAGTTCTGTTTCCAGATCGGGATATGGCACATGGGCATAAAGGCAGCGCCGCCGCAGCGCATCGCTGAGGTCTCGGGTGCCGTTTGCGGTCAGAATTACCATGGGCCGCGTCGTTGCAGTAATCGTACCCATTTCTGGAATCGTCACCTGAAATTCAGACAGAATTTCAAGCAAGTATGCTTCAAATTCTTCATCTGCGCGGTCAATTTCGTCGATCAGCAAGACCGGTGCTTTGTCTTGGCGGATCGCCTTCAACAGGGGGCGTTCGAGCAGAAATTCATCAGAAAATATCCGTGCTTCAACAGTCTTACCTGTCTCGCCATCCTCAGATGCTGCACGGATCGCCAAAAGCTGGCGTTGGTAATTCCATTCGTAGATCGCTTGCGCTGCATCCAATCCTTCGTAGCACTGCAATCGGATCAATTGCGTCTCTTGTACAGCCGCCAAGACCCGCGCGACCTCTGTCTTGCCGACGCCCGCGGCGCCTTCCACCAGCAAAGGCCGCCCAAGCGACAGCGATAAGTGCAGCGCCATCGCGAGATCACCAGAGGCAATGTAGCCTTGTTCGGCCATAGCCGTTTGTAGCGTTGTCCAAGTCATCTGTATCCTCCCGTAGGGCGGGCCGCTTAACACGGCCCGCACCTAGCCATTTAGTCGTGCATGCCAAGATTGTTGGCTGTCTGCCAAATGCGCCAATGGTCATGGGGCATATTGGTGTGACGGTTGCCAAAGGGCCGGAACGCATCTTGCACAGCATTCGAGAAGCAAGGCACGCCACCAACATGCGGGCTTTCGCCCACGCCTTTCGCCCCGATCGGGTGGTGCGGGCTAGGCGTGACGGTAAAGTCCGTCTCATAATTCGGGACCTCCCAAGCCGTCGGTAGGAAGAAATCCATCAACGTGGCGGTCTTGACGTTGCCCATGTCGTCATAAGCAATCTCTTGCCCCAAGGCGACAGCAAGGGCTTCGGTCAAGCCACCATGGATTTGCCCTTCGATCACCATCGGGTTGATCCGCGTGCCGCAGTCATCCAGCGCATAAAAACGGCGAATTTCAGGGACACCTGTATCAACGTCGATGTCCATGACGCAGACATAGGCCCCAAACGGATAAGTCATGTTGGGCGGATCGTAGTAGCTGACCGCTTCCAGACCCGGCTCTAGCCCCGGAATGGCCTGATTATAGGCGGCGTAGGCGATTTCCTTCATCGTCTTGAACCGCTCGGGCACGCCTTTGACGACGAACCGATCAACGTCGAATTCCACGTCGTTATCATGGACCTCAAGCAAGTAGGCTGCGATCATCTGTGCTTTGGCACGGATCTTGCGACCCGCCATTGCTGCGGCTGCACCCGCAACCGGAGTAGAACGTGACCCATAGGTGCCCAGACCGTAAGGCGCGGTATCAGTATCGCCTTCCTCAATCGTGATGCTTTCGGCGGACAGGCCAATCTCGGTCGCGAGAATTTGTGCGAAGGTTGTGGCGTGGCCCTGCCCCTGAGAGATTGTGCCCAACCGCGCCACAGCCGACCCCGTTGGGTGGATGCGGATTTCGCAGCTGTCGAACATGCCCATCCCAAG
This window contains:
- a CDS encoding AAA family ATPase; amino-acid sequence: MTWTTLQTAMAEQGYIASGDLAMALHLSLSLGRPLLVEGAAGVGKTEVARVLAAVQETQLIRLQCYEGLDAAQAIYEWNYQRQLLAIRAASEDGETGKTVEARIFSDEFLLERPLLKAIRQDKAPVLLIDEIDRADEEFEAYLLEILSEFQVTIPEMGTITATTRPMVILTANGTRDLSDALRRRCLYAHVPYPDLETELSILVTRYPDITDRLCAQIVGFVQALRKQELEKKPGIAEMLDFAAALMGLGVADLTEDPTVLQATLTTLLKTQTDRDAIPTEIAQRLAGKAA